The DNA region GGTCCTGAAAACTTAAAATTTGTTCCTTTAGAAGAGAGATAAAAATTATATTTTAGTGAAAAAATATTCACTAAAAGTATAATGCTAAGTTTAGCAAAATAAGGGATTGTCTATTTCTTATAGGCAATCCTTTTAAATTTAAAATAGGATATATTAATATGAATAATGAAAAATATCTTAAACAATTAGATAATTTAGATGTAAAATATTATGACGTGAAAAGTGCTGTTGAAGATATAAAAGAGGGTTCTTTTGAGAAATTAAATTATACTTCAAGAATTTTAGCAGAAAACTTAATTAGAAAATGCCCAAGCGAAGATTTAAAAGAGTCTTTAATTCAATTAATTGAAAAAAGAACAGACAAAGACTTCCCTTGGTATCCAAGTAGAGTTATCTGTCATGATATTTTAGGTTTAACAGCTTTTGTTGATCTTGCAGGACTTAGAGAAGCAGTTGCTGCAAAAGGTGGAAATCCAGATAAAGTAAATCCAGTTGTTCCTACTCAACTTATAGTTGACCACTCACTAGCGGTTGAATGTGGTGGATATGACCCAGATGCATTTCAAAAAAATAGAGATATTGAAGATAGAAGAAATGCTGATAGATTTCACTTCATAAACTGGACAAAAGAAGCATTTAATAATGTAGATGTTATTCCTCCAGGGAATGGAATTATGCACCAAATAAACCTAGAAAAAATGTCTCCAGTTGTACATTTAAATGATGGTATTGCAAGTCCTGATACATTAGTAGGAACTGATTCACATACTCCACATGTTGATGCACTTGGGGTAATTGCAGTTGGTGTTGGTGGATTAGAAGCTGAAAATGTTATGCTTGGAAATCCATCTTTTATGAGAGTTCCTGAAATTATTGGTGTTGAAATTATTGGGAAAAGAGCTGCTGGTATAACTGCAACTGATATTGCACTTTCTTTAACTTCATTTTTAAGAGAACAAGGTGTAATTTCTGCATATTTAGAGTTCTTTGGTGAAGGTGTAAAATACCTAAACTTAGGAGATAGAGCAACTATTTCTAATATGACTCCAGAATATGGTGCAAGTGCAGCAATGTTCGCAATTGATGAGCAAACAATTGATTACCTAAAATTAACAGGTAGAGAACCAAAACAAGTTGAATTGGTTGAAAAATATGCAAAAGCAAATGGCTTATGGGCAGATGCTTTTGAAAATGCAACATATGCAAAAACTTTAACTTTTGACCTAAGTTCTGTATCAAGAAGTTTAGCTGGTCCATCAAAACCACATAAATTAGTACCTACTTCAACTTTAAAACAAGAAGGGATTATAAAAGATTTTGTTCAAGAAGGTGACAAAATGCCAGATGGTGCAATCTTAATTGCAGCAATTACTTCATGTACAAATACATCAAATCCTAGAAATGTTGTAGCAGCTGGATTATTAGCTAAAAAAGCTAATAAATTGGGATTAAGTAGAAAACCTTGGGTTAAATCTTCACTTGCACCTGGTTCAAAAGTTGCACAAACATATTTAAAAGAAGCAGGATTATTACCTGAACTTGAAAAGCTTGGATTTGGTATTGTTGGATTTGCTTGTACTACTTGTAATGGTATGAGTGGAGCACTTGACCCAACTATTCAAAAAGAAGCGGTTGACAATGATATTTATACAACAGCTGTATTATCAGGAAATAGAAACTTTGATGGAAGAATTCATCCATATGTAAAAGAAGCATTTTTAGCTTCACCTCCATTAGTAATTGCATATGCTCTTGCTGGAAGTATTAGATTTGATATTGAAAATGGTACTTTAGGTAAAGATAAAGATGGTAATAACATCAAATTAAAAGATTTATGGCCAAGTGATGAAGAAATTGATGCAGTTATTGAATCATCTGTAAAACCTGAAATGTTTACAGAAGTTTATGACCCAATGTTTGCAAGAAATCCATTGGAAGATATAAAAGTTGAGCCATTTTATAAATGGAACTCAAAATCAACATATATTCAAAAACCACCATATTGGGAAGATGAGTTTATGAGTATGCCAGCTCTTAAAGATTTAAGACCTTTAGGTGTATTCCCAGATAATATTACAACAGACCATTTATCTCCTTCAAATGCAATTTTACCAGATAGTGCATCGGGTGAATATTGTATTAAAATGGGATTACCAATTGAAGACTTGAACTCTTATGCAACACATAGAGGTGATCATAATACTGCTTCAAGAGCTACATTAGCAAATCCAAAACTATTTAATGAAATGGTTAAAGATGAAGATGGAAATGTAAAACAAGGAAGCTTAACTAAGATTATGCCAGAAGGTGTTGAGTCTAGAATGTGGGAAGCAATAGAAACTTACAGAAATAGAAAACAAGGTCTTATTATTATTGCAGGTACAAACTATGGACAAGGAAGTTCAAGGGATTGGGCAGCAAAAGGTGTAAGACTTGCAGGTGTTGAAGTTGTTATTGCAGAATCAATTGAAAGAATACACAGAACAAATTTAGTTGGAATGGGTGTTTTACCATTACAATTTAAAGATGGGAATACAAGACATAGTTACAATATAGAAGGAACTGAAACTTTCGAAGTTGTTGGAGAAATCACACCTAGATGTGATTTAACAGTTGTAATGACTAAAGCAAATGGTGTAAAAGTTGAAATTCCTGTTACTTGTAGATTAGATACAAGTGCTGAAGTTGAAGTTTATAAAGCAGGTGGTATTTTACAAAAATTTGCTAAAGATGTAATCGCAAGTAAATAGAGGAATAATTATGAGTTATGAACCACAAATTACTGTAAGAGCTACGTATATGCGTGGTGGTACAAGTAAAGGTACATTTTTTAATATAAAAGATTTACCACTTGAAGCACAAAATAATCAAGAGGCAAAAGACAAACTTTTATTAAGAGTTGTTGGTAGCCCAGACCCATACAAAAAACAAATTGATGGTATGGGTGGAGCCACATCAAGCACTTCTAAAACTGTTTTAGTAGGAAAAAGTGAAAAACATGACCATGATGTTGATTATTACTTTGGTCAAGTATCAATTGATAAACCATTTATGGATTGGTCAGGAAATTGTGGAAACTTATCAAGTGCAGTTGGACCATTTGCAATAAAAAGTGGTTTAGTTGATAATGTTCCTCAAGATGGTATTTGTTGTGTTAGAATTTGGCAAGCAAATATCAAAAAAACAATTCTTTGTTATGTTCCTATAAAAAACGGAGTTGTACAAGAGATTGGTGATTATGAAATTGATGGTGTTGCATTTGCAGCTGCAGAGATCAAACTAGAATTTGTAGAACCTGTTGATCCAAGTGAAGAACTTTTCCCAACTGGTAATTTAGTTGATGATTTAGAAGTTCCAGGAGTTGGAACTTTTAAAGCAACTATGATTACAGCTGGTATTCCTACAATCTTTTTAAATGCAGATGAATTAGGATACAAAGGAACAGAACTACAACCTGATATTAACTCAGATGAAGATGCTCTAACTAAATTTGAAACAATTAGAGCTTATGGTGCTATAAAAATGGGATTGATTTCTGATATAAAAGAAGCACAAACAAGAGCACATACTCCAAAGATTGCTTTTGTTTCTAAACCTCAAGAATACACAGCATCAAGTGGTAAACAAATTACTACATCTGATATTGATTTAAATGTTAGAGCTTTATCTATGGGACAATTACATCATGCTATGATGGGTACAGCTTCAGTTGCAATTGGTGTTGCAGCTTGTGTTCCTGGAACTTTAGTAAATATAGCAGCAGGTGGAGGAGAAAAAGATAATGTAACTTTTGGACATCCATCTGGAACGTTAAAAGTTGGTGCAATATTGAGCCAACAAGATGATAAATACAAAGTAGAAAAAGCAAGTATGAGTAGAAGTGCAAGAGTAATAATGGATGGTTTCGTTCATGTGCCTGCTGATACAATGAAATAATCTTTTATATAAAAGTAGTGAAAATATTCACTACTTTTATTGACTTCAATCAATGATACAAATTTTTGTTTATGTCATACTTTGCAAAAAATTTAGGATGACATATGCAATTTTCAACATTACCTAATCAACCCATAATTGAAAAAACTTGGTGGAAAAGATTTACTTCTCAACCTCATCAAATATTTTTCTCTGCTGCAATATTTTTTGCACTTATTGTTATGACTTTAACTCTATTTACATTTGTAAATATTGGAAACTTCGATTTTAGTTTAATACATGGGTTTGGATTAAATTTTGGTGTATTTACAAATGCCTTTTTAGGCTTTTTAATAACAGTAATACCAAAATATACTTCATCAAATGTTATCCCTAAAAACAGATATTTATATGCTTGGGTAGTTTATCAATTAGGAGTTTTAATAGCTCTATTTATAAATACATTTAGTGGAAAAGTGCTTATTAGTTTTACTCTATTTTATTTTATTAAAATATTTTTTGAAACAATAAAAACAGGAAAAGCAGTAAACAAAGATGATAGTTTATATATAAATTTTATCTTAATAATTGGAGCAACTCTATTATTTATAGAAGCCTCTACATCTACAAACCTATCTACTCTTATATTCTTTTCGTATCTTCTTTCTATGGTATTTATTATTGCACTTAAAATGGTTCCAGCTTTCTTTTTTACATTTACAAAAGTTTCATTTAAAACTTTACCAAAATATACAAAACAAATCTCTATTCTTTTATTGATTTTAACTGGTATATCTTTACAGTTTCAATTAAATTATTTAACTATAATTATTTCATTTATTAGTTCTATATTTTTTGGTTTTATTATATTTAAATTAAATATATTAAAACAAGTGCCTGCTATTTTATTTATACTAACAATAGGTCTAGTTTGGTTTGAGATAGCTTATATTTGTCTATTTTTAGAATCAATATTTATTACTTATAGTTTTAAATTAGCATTTCATATTTTTGCTTTAGGATTTGTAACTACACTTCTTATTGGATTTGGTTCAAGAGTTTGTTTAGGACATGCAGTTCCTGCTCAACCAATAATTGTAGATTCATTTACTGAATTACTTTTTCTTTTAACTCAAATTATTCTATTATTAAGAATAATGACATCAATTGGTTTTATTTTAAATAGCAATATTTATACTATATTTTTACACTTAAGTTCTACTCTTTGGATTTTACTATTTATATTATGGTTATTTAAATTTGGTAAATATTTATTAAGAATCAAATCTTAAAGTTAGAAAATAGATTACTCTATTTTACTAACTTTGAAATCTCTTTAAATACAGGATGTTTAGCATTTACTGTTAGTTCAAATAAAATTGATTCATAAGTTGTAGGAATTACACCTGCTTGAATCAATCTATTAATAGCAACTTTTGTATCTTTATCTTTTCTAGAACCAACACAATCAGTAACTAATACAGGTTGTAATCCAGATTCTAATAAATCAATACAAGTTTGTAATACACAAACATGTGTTTCAATACCTGCAACTATAACAAACTTTCTTTTTAATTGTTTTATTGCTTCAAATGTTGGTTCATTTTTACAACAAGAAAAAGTAGTTTTTTCAAAATGGGGATAAGACTCAACTAGTTCATTTAAACTTGGTATTGTCTCACCTATTCCTTTTTTATACTGTTCATTAACTATAAAAGGTATTTCATGTAATTGTAAACCTTTTACCAATGTTAAAAGATTTTTTTCTAATTGTTCAAAATCTTTTATATGTGGAAATAATCTTTCTTGTACATCCACTAAACAAAATAGTGCGTCATTTGCATGAATTCTCATATGGCTCTCCTACTTTAAGATGTACACTAATTATACACAATTTATTGAAAAGCTACCTTTTCTGCTTTTGCTAATAACTCTTTTGCACCTTTTGCTATGAATTTTTGTGCCATTTCTTTACCAACTGTTTCAAATTTACCTATTTCAACAGTTGTACTATCTTGTATATATTCACTTGCATCTGGCATTCCAACTATTGCATCAACTTTTACAGTTTGATTATCTTCGCTAATTGTTGCTTTTACACCAATTGGAACTTGACAACCACCTTCTAAAACTCTCACAAAGTCTCTTTCAATTGTAGCTTCAATATGAGCGTCTTTATCATGTAATGCTGATAAAAGCTCAATTAATTCTGGATTATCTAAAGTTTCAATTCCTAAAATTGCTTGTCCCATTGATGGAGTCATTTTATCTGTTGAGATTGGAGCAAAATATTTAACTTCATCTTCGATTTGAAGTTTTTGTACTCCTGTTGCTGCTAAAATAATTGCATCATATTCACCTGCTTTTAATTTGGCAATTCTAGTATTTATGTTACCTCTTAAATCTTTTAGATTTATATCAGGTCTTAACATTTTTATTTCCATTCTTCTTCTAAGACTTGTTGTTCCTACAACTGCACCTTGCGGAAGTTCATCTATACTTGAATATTTTTCACTTAAAAATGCATCTCTTGGATCAAATCTTTTTGTAACAGCTGCAAGTTTAAATCCTTCTTCAAACTCAACTGGTACATCTTTTAAACTATGAACTGCAATATCAGCTTCTTTATTTAATAAAGCTATTTCTAACTCTTTTGTAAATAGACCTTTCCCACCAATTTTTGCTAAAGGTACATCTAATATCTTATCAGCCCTTGTTGCTATTTCATTTAATTCAATAGTCATATTTGGATATAATTCTAAAAGTCTCTCTTTGATATATTCACTTTGCCATAATGCTAATTTACTTCTTCTTGTGGCGATAACTATTCTTTCCATATACTATTTTCCTAACATTTCATATTCTAATTTTGTTTTATCTTGTTTTCCATTTACAAATATTGTTGGTGTACCTTCAACCATTACATTTTCACCCATATTTATATCTGTAAAAACTTCTTCATCAATTGCTTTATTATTTAATTCACTAAGTTTAATATCTGTATTTAGAAGTTTATTAAATACTTTTAAGATTTTATTTTTATCTTTTTCTTCTGCATCTACTTGTTTAGCAAAGTTTGCTTTATAAACTTTTAGTTCTACATCTTTTATACCTTTTTGTTTAGCAACAAGCATTGCTTCTACTATTGTTTTTGATGCAGGATGAAGTTGTAAAAGTGGGAAATGATAATAATATAAAGCTATATCATCATGTTTTTTTACATATTCAATTACATTTGGTATATACTCGATACAAAACGGACATAAAGGATCAGAAAATACAACAAGTTTATCTTTTGCATTATCGTTTCCTGCAATTAATCTTTTTTTACTATAATAAATACTTGTTAATTCAGGAGTCATTAAATCTTTAAATGATTTTCCTGTTTTCATATTTACTAATTCA from Malaciobacter molluscorum LMG 25693 includes:
- the acnD gene encoding Fe/S-dependent 2-methylisocitrate dehydratase AcnD, giving the protein MNNEKYLKQLDNLDVKYYDVKSAVEDIKEGSFEKLNYTSRILAENLIRKCPSEDLKESLIQLIEKRTDKDFPWYPSRVICHDILGLTAFVDLAGLREAVAAKGGNPDKVNPVVPTQLIVDHSLAVECGGYDPDAFQKNRDIEDRRNADRFHFINWTKEAFNNVDVIPPGNGIMHQINLEKMSPVVHLNDGIASPDTLVGTDSHTPHVDALGVIAVGVGGLEAENVMLGNPSFMRVPEIIGVEIIGKRAAGITATDIALSLTSFLREQGVISAYLEFFGEGVKYLNLGDRATISNMTPEYGASAAMFAIDEQTIDYLKLTGREPKQVELVEKYAKANGLWADAFENATYAKTLTFDLSSVSRSLAGPSKPHKLVPTSTLKQEGIIKDFVQEGDKMPDGAILIAAITSCTNTSNPRNVVAAGLLAKKANKLGLSRKPWVKSSLAPGSKVAQTYLKEAGLLPELEKLGFGIVGFACTTCNGMSGALDPTIQKEAVDNDIYTTAVLSGNRNFDGRIHPYVKEAFLASPPLVIAYALAGSIRFDIENGTLGKDKDGNNIKLKDLWPSDEEIDAVIESSVKPEMFTEVYDPMFARNPLEDIKVEPFYKWNSKSTYIQKPPYWEDEFMSMPALKDLRPLGVFPDNITTDHLSPSNAILPDSASGEYCIKMGLPIEDLNSYATHRGDHNTASRATLANPKLFNEMVKDEDGNVKQGSLTKIMPEGVESRMWEAIETYRNRKQGLIIIAGTNYGQGSSRDWAAKGVRLAGVEVVIAESIERIHRTNLVGMGVLPLQFKDGNTRHSYNIEGTETFEVVGEITPRCDLTVVMTKANGVKVEIPVTCRLDTSAEVEVYKAGGILQKFAKDVIASK
- the prpF gene encoding 2-methylaconitate cis-trans isomerase PrpF; the encoded protein is MSYEPQITVRATYMRGGTSKGTFFNIKDLPLEAQNNQEAKDKLLLRVVGSPDPYKKQIDGMGGATSSTSKTVLVGKSEKHDHDVDYYFGQVSIDKPFMDWSGNCGNLSSAVGPFAIKSGLVDNVPQDGICCVRIWQANIKKTILCYVPIKNGVVQEIGDYEIDGVAFAAAEIKLEFVEPVDPSEELFPTGNLVDDLEVPGVGTFKATMITAGIPTIFLNADELGYKGTELQPDINSDEDALTKFETIRAYGAIKMGLISDIKEAQTRAHTPKIAFVSKPQEYTASSGKQITTSDIDLNVRALSMGQLHHAMMGTASVAIGVAACVPGTLVNIAAGGGEKDNVTFGHPSGTLKVGAILSQQDDKYKVEKASMSRSARVIMDGFVHVPADTMK
- a CDS encoding NnrS family protein, which produces MQFSTLPNQPIIEKTWWKRFTSQPHQIFFSAAIFFALIVMTLTLFTFVNIGNFDFSLIHGFGLNFGVFTNAFLGFLITVIPKYTSSNVIPKNRYLYAWVVYQLGVLIALFINTFSGKVLISFTLFYFIKIFFETIKTGKAVNKDDSLYINFILIIGATLLFIEASTSTNLSTLIFFSYLLSMVFIIALKMVPAFFFTFTKVSFKTLPKYTKQISILLLILTGISLQFQLNYLTIIISFISSIFFGFIIFKLNILKQVPAILFILTIGLVWFEIAYICLFLESIFITYSFKLAFHIFALGFVTTLLIGFGSRVCLGHAVPAQPIIVDSFTELLFLLTQIILLLRIMTSIGFILNSNIYTIFLHLSSTLWILLFILWLFKFGKYLLRIKS
- a CDS encoding hydrolase, whose protein sequence is MRIHANDALFCLVDVQERLFPHIKDFEQLEKNLLTLVKGLQLHEIPFIVNEQYKKGIGETIPSLNELVESYPHFEKTTFSCCKNEPTFEAIKQLKRKFVIVAGIETHVCVLQTCIDLLESGLQPVLVTDCVGSRKDKDTKVAINRLIQAGVIPTTYESILFELTVNAKHPVFKEISKLVK
- the hemC gene encoding hydroxymethylbilane synthase — translated: MERIVIATRRSKLALWQSEYIKERLLELYPNMTIELNEIATRADKILDVPLAKIGGKGLFTKELEIALLNKEADIAVHSLKDVPVEFEEGFKLAAVTKRFDPRDAFLSEKYSSIDELPQGAVVGTTSLRRRMEIKMLRPDINLKDLRGNINTRIAKLKAGEYDAIILAATGVQKLQIEDEVKYFAPISTDKMTPSMGQAILGIETLDNPELIELLSALHDKDAHIEATIERDFVRVLEGGCQVPIGVKATISEDNQTVKVDAIVGMPDASEYIQDSTTVEIGKFETVGKEMAQKFIAKGAKELLAKAEKVAFQ
- a CDS encoding DsbA family protein; translated protein: MSLTTKTLLISSLLFSSIYANSLDDKIISFEKKRFSSNKRVEIKDLSISMKKELPLKGWYGFVIDVNAQIANKNLNAKDILFSNGEVVAPELVNMKTGKSFKDLMTPELTSIYYSKKRLIAGNDNAKDKLVVFSDPLCPFCIEYIPNVIEYVKKHDDIALYYYHFPLLQLHPASKTIVEAMLVAKQKGIKDVELKVYKANFAKQVDAEEKDKNKILKVFNKLLNTDIKLSELNNKAIDEEVFTDINMGENVMVEGTPTIFVNGKQDKTKLEYEMLGK